The window GAACTTATACCAGTGCTTCAAATCATGGAAAAAGATTTTCTATTAAGAAATACAGATGACAGAAAATGGTATTACTTAATTAAAAAGAATAGATTTAATGAATTAAAAGAAAAAGAAGACAATCAATTTTTAGATGTAGAAAAAGCTGCATTAATGATATTTTTAAATAAGACTTGCTTTAATGGTTTATATCGTGTAAATAAAAAAGGATTATTTAATGTATCAATGGGTCATTATAAAAATCCTAAAATATGTGATACTTTAAATCTTGAAGCTATTTCTAAAAAATTAAAAAATGTAAATATTGTTTATGGGGATTATAAGAAATCTGAAGAATTTATAGATAAAAATACTTTTGTTTATTTTGATCCACCTTATCGCCCAATTACTAGTACTTCAAGTTTTACTGCATATAATAAAGATTTATTTAATGATCAAAATCAAAAAGAGTTAGCTGATTATATAAATAAACTAAATAATAAAGGTACAAAAATATTATTAAGTAATTCAGATCCAAAAAACTCAGATAAAAATGACAGCTTCTTTGATGAAATTTATTCTGCTTACAATATTAAAAGAGTTAAAGCTAAAAGAATGATAAATTCAGATGGTAGTTCAAGAGGTGAAATTAATGAACTCCTTATATCTAATTTTGATATAAATAAGAAATAAATTACATATATAAGTTTGTTTATTAAAAGACCAAAGTTAATTACTTTGGTCTTTCCTTAATTGAAACATGAAGTGCAACATTAATGTTAGCATAAGAAATTCTGTTACCTCAAAAAAGGGAGCAGAATTTTTTTATTTTATCAGTTTAAAGAATTCATACATTTTTTGTAGTACTGATCACTACTCATATAGTTAAACATTTTTCTAGGCATTCTATTAATTTTGTTTTGGAGATTGTTTATTTCTGCATCACTTAACAAAGAAAAATCTGTACCTTTTTTATACACTCTTCTAATCAATCCATTAACATTTTCATTTGAACCCCTTTGATATGAAGCATAAGGTTCACAATAATAAACTTTACATTTTATTCAATAAGCTGCAATTCCTATTTTTGAGAATTCTATTCCATTATCTATTGTTATTGTCTTTACATGTAAGTTGTTTTTATTAACTAAACTTTTTATTGCTGAGTTAATAGTGAAAGGATTTTTGTTCTCAACTTTAGTAATAAATGAATTTCTAGTTTTTCTTTCTACCATTACCAATAAATTACTATAACCAGATTGTCTTTTTCCTATGACTAAGTCTAGTTCCCAATGACCAAACTCTTTTCTATTAAGTATGTGTTTTGGTCTCATTCAGAAGGGATGTACATACTTTTCATCAAATTTTGAGAACATTCCTTTTTTTCTTTTTCTACCTTTTATATAAGCAGTTCTTAGTTTGTCTGATCTTTTTTTAATTCATTTATTTGTTTGTATTCAGTTATAAATTTGTTTAGTGGAAGGAACTAAAACACATGGATAATTTTCTTTTATATAGTGTCTAGTTAATTCCACACCATGTCATTTGCAATTGTATTTTTCTGCAAATAATTCTGAGAAAGTTTTGTATTTTTGTCATAGAAAAAAGTTTTTATGGTTTCTTCTTTCTATATATTTTTTCTGTGCCTTTTCAGCACTATATCCTTCAACATTATTGTTTCTTCTGATCTCTCTTAAAATTGTGGATCTATGTCTTTTTAATTCTGTTGCTATTTGGTTAATATTTTTCTTTTGAACAAAATACATATGTCCTATTATTTCTCTTTCACCATAAGACAAATGTCTGTATTTGTTAGTATCATTTAGAGTAATTGTAGTGTAAAACATAAT is drawn from Malacoplasma penetrans HF-2 and contains these coding sequences:
- a CDS encoding IS30 family transposase; the protein is MFYTTITLNDTNKYRHLSYGEREIIGHMYFVQKKNINQIATELKRHRSTILREIRRNNNVEGYSAEKAQKKYIERRNHKNFFLWQKYKTFSELFAEKYNCKWHGVELTRHYIKENYPCVLVPSTKQIYNWIQTNKWIKKRSDKLRTAYIKGRKRKKGMFSKFDEKYVHPFWMRPKHILNRKEFGHWELDLVIGKRQSGYSNLLVMVERKTRNSFITKVENKNPFTINSAIKSLVNKNNLHVKTITIDNGIEFSKIGIAAYWIKCKVYYCEPYASYQRGSNENVNGLIRRVYKKGTDFSLLSDAEINNLQNKINRMPRKMFNYMSSDQYYKKCMNSLNW
- a CDS encoding DNA adenine methylase, with the protein product MENNNLKQINIELKKFENDKESINNCNGVLSKYIFGTRILSLRQKVEINNNLQVVKPFLKWVGGKTQLLNEIKKYYPFHNNQITKYAEPFVGGGAVLFDVLSKYEVKEIYISDINAELINVYSVIKYKVKELIPVLQIMEKDFLLRNTDDRKWYYLIKKNRFNELKEKEDNQFLDVEKAALMIFLNKTCFNGLYRVNKKGLFNVSMGHYKNPKICDTLNLEAISKKLKNVNIVYGDYKKSEEFIDKNTFVYFDPPYRPITSTSSFTAYNKDLFNDQNQKELADYINKLNNKGTKILLSNSDPKNSDKNDSFFDEIYSAYNIKRVKAKRMINSDGSSRGEINELLISNFDINKK